From the Candidatus Kaelpia imicola genome, one window contains:
- a CDS encoding aminodeoxychorismate/anthranilate synthase component II produces MVMIDNYDSFTYNLVQYFGELGANVKVFRNDKVSLDEIKRIKPDHIVISPGPGRPRDAGISKDVVLEFYKHIPILGVCLGHQAIAEVFGAKIIRAKRLMHGKTSSIYHNGKDLFDGVSNPFEATRYHSLIVKPDTISSVFTITAETEDKEIMGIKYKRYPLFGVQFHPESILTSVGHDILNNFLQY; encoded by the coding sequence ATAGTAATGATTGATAATTATGATTCTTTCACTTATAACCTTGTTCAGTATTTTGGTGAATTAGGAGCAAATGTCAAAGTATTTAGGAATGATAAGGTTTCACTTGATGAAATAAAGAGAATTAAGCCCGATCATATTGTTATATCACCCGGTCCCGGGAGACCTAGAGATGCCGGGATATCTAAAGATGTAGTTCTCGAGTTTTATAAACATATTCCTATACTTGGCGTCTGTTTGGGGCACCAGGCTATAGCTGAGGTTTTTGGTGCTAAGATTATTCGTGCAAAACGTCTTATGCATGGCAAAACCTCATCTATCTATCATAATGGCAAAGATCTCTTTGATGGTGTTTCCAATCCATTTGAGGCAACGAGGTACCATTCGCTTATTGTTAAGCCTGACACAATATCTTCAGTTTTTACAATAACAGCAGAGACAGAAGATAAAGAGATTATGGGGATAAAGTATAAAAGATATCCTCTTTTCGGGGTTCAATTTCATCCTGAGTCTATTTTGACTTCCGTAGGACATGATATTTTAAATAATTTTTTGCAATATTA